Part of the Capra hircus breed San Clemente unplaced genomic scaffold, ASM170441v1, whole genome shotgun sequence genome, GCTGCAGCAGCCCTTGGGGCTGACGTGGCCCGTGGTGTTGATCTGGGGTCACGATGCCGAGAAGCTGATGGAGTTTGTGTACAAGAACCGAAAGGCCCACGTGAGGATTGAGCTGAAGGAGCCCCCGACGTGGGTAAGCGGGCCAAGTGTCCAGCCCCGGCCCCAGCACCTGCAGTCACCCCACCTTTCCCTGTGTGACTGTCACCGAAAGCCCTCAGACTCCTGGAGTGCAAGAGACCTTAGAAGCCCCCAGGCCAACTCTGTCCCCCAGCTGCGCTCCTCTGGCAAGTTCTTCCCCACTCTGGGCGCGCATCTGCAGGATGAACAGATTGGGCCAGCTGAGTTCTGAAGTGGTTTTTCAGCATCTTGGTTTCATGGAACACAGTAGCAGAGCCAGAATGAacccctgggccctgggccctggcccGTGACACCTGGCAGGTATTTCTCCACCCACTGGGAAGCTCCTACCTTGCAGAGGGGTCACTGTCCCCTTTTCCCCAAGCACACAGACCTCTCAAAACTGGCGTCTGGAGGAGCCTCCCCAGTGAGTGTCTGTGGGCAGAAAGGGACCACCTAAGCCCACCTGCAACTTCACCCCTTCTTGGAGACCCAAGGGCTCCCCTGTTCTCcgtgtgtctcctgtgtttctcCCGATTTGGCCTCGCTCCTTCCACAGGTGTgaccctttctctctctgctcacTCCCAAGCCAGATTATGATGTATGGATCCTCCTGACGGTGGTGGGCATCATCTTTGTGGTCATCCTGGCTTTGGTGCTCGTATCCGGTGCCGCCCCCACCGCCACAGCAGGCCGGTGAGCagggtgggcttcctggtggaggTGGGCGAGCGCATGtgttgggggagggtggggagcaggAAGGGAAAAGTAAGGAAAGAAGGTGCCCTTAGGCCCATGAAAGAGTTTACACCAACCCCCCTTCTGTTCCCTCCCCGCTCCCCGTTTGCAAATGACTTCGTTACTTTCCAGCCCTCTCTGCACAGGTGTCCTccgttgttcattcattcaacaaaacatTCAACAAATAGCTTCTGTTATGTGTCAGGCGCGTTCCAGGTGTTGGAGCTTGTGCAGTGAGCAAAAGA contains:
- the LOC108634861 gene encoding E3 ubiquitin-protein ligase RNF43-like translates to MAGERGASAVLFDITEDRAAAEQLQQPLGLTWPVVLIWGHDAEKLMEFVYKNRKAHVRIELKEPPTWPDYDVWILLTVVGIIFVVILALVLVSGAAPTATAGR